From the genome of Phaenicophaeus curvirostris isolate KB17595 chromosome 6, BPBGC_Pcur_1.0, whole genome shotgun sequence, one region includes:
- the NKTR gene encoding NK-tumor recognition protein isoform X4 codes for MGVRDRPQCFFEIEINREPVGRIMFQLFSDICPKTCKNFLCLCSGEKGIGKITGKKLCYKGTTFHRVVKNFMIQGGDFSEGNGKGGESIYGGYFKDENFILKHDRAFLLSMANRGKHTNGSQFFITTKPAPHLDGVHVVFGLVISGFEVIEQIENLKTDTASRPYADVRVIDCGVLVTKSAKDALEKKKKVSSDSEVSDSSSTASSSSETSSESEDENERSRRRRKRKRRAKTKQSRKRRKEERKKEDPRCKRISNQRRLSDKSDTTEKAVEVSTKRDKPVVRPEEIPPVPENRFLLRRDVPVVNIEPEPKLLDATPALADQKPSVSKSGRKIKGRGTIRYHTPPRSRSCSESDDDESSETPPHWKEEMQRLRTYRPPSGEKWSKGDKLSDPCTSRWDERSASRRSRSWSRNGYSDLSTVRYSSHHKKHRKEKKKVKHKKKSKKQKHFKKHKQTKKKKTSGSSDVDSSHSFLRRTKSSCDHERKSRSSSLSSRHSSRRDWSKSDKEDQSSSTLSSRGTRSYYRSRSRSRSKSRSYSQRSSRSRSASKSSHSRSRSRSNSNPRHPKTVSNSPRNISTQLNENKLNKTAEPVRAVILPGDKVVVPPVVPENLPVIPLSDSPPPSRWKPGQKPWKPSYERIQEMKAKTTHLIPTQTNYNLVVVKEANPSSSYPKRQRSSDSDRSGYSKYRSDRSSDSSRSRSSQSRSYSRSYTRSRSPSSSRTKSHSSGRSPSPSKCRSDRSGYSESTSYYSLSDDDRHRNNRKTASNDQNGRSLKLRHETSSESTVPYKRTKDCDESSRGLKESDSLSSSDISTDSERSAKVVHEKEGRLQLQGKTQQLDKNSLSSERGEERSKSEQDSDHSKRKAPKEKSSEKPRGGAKTKRKSYSGSKWDSESNSERGEARPNRGNSRPSSSKEEGEATSGSDTELSVTKRIKKKSNSSEHVLDSDCVWKRRKQLSSSESESSCSSSTNVRGKSKKPKHGLKKSLKKSHSKKAKEKSKGKKEKKLKVQKRREMFHWQPPLEFGEDDDDEINEKLVSKDDKKDKQLTGNVKDKNQVYEKDEVAKDKMGNGEKSCADENLLGKNIISDASPDRSNLNKDGIETNASTGILNSGINVTACKNEIKQAEESNQNGLEDVIQTDDNMEICTPDRSSPGKVDVDVLSPDVLTVKPQAIGADINKDLQVETPEPDAVKLGNNIIDFINIKEEKETVMQESNSVPVSGAKDCSSKSDITENTQSNIIDNKWKPLQGVGNLQPATISTASEVKNVASAPEPKPAGLRIEIKAKNKVRPGSLFDEVRKTARLNRRPRNQESSSEEESPSRDDNSPSRSLSRSRSKSGSKSRHRTRSISYSRSRSRSRSSTYSYRSRSYTRSRSRGRYSTDRSRSRSSSYHSYKSRSRTYSRSRSRSSSYGHHSRSRSYTYDSYYSRSRSRSKRSDSYRRSRSYDRRSRSYGSDSESDRSYSNNRSPSESSRYS; via the exons ATGGGGGTGCGGGACCGGCCCCAGTGCTTCTTCGAGATCGAGATCAACCGGGAGCCAG TTGGTCGAATTATGTTTCAGCTTTTCTCAGACATATGTCCGAAGACTTGCAAAAACTTCCTTTGCCTATGCTCAG GTGAAAAAGGAATTGGCAAAATAACTGGAAAGAAGCTGTGTTACAAAGGCACTACATTCCATCGTGTGGTTAAAAACTTCATGATTCAGGGTGGGGACTTCAGCGAag GTAATGGAAAAGGAGGTGAATCTATTTATGGTGGCTATTTTAAAG aTGAAAACTTTATTCTCAAACATGACAGAGCGTTCCTTTTGTCAATGGCAAACCGAGGGAAACATACCAATGGTTCCCAATTTTTCAT AACGACGAAACCTGCTCCTCATCTTGACGG TGTACACGTTGTCTTTGGACTGGTTATTTCTGGGTTTGAAGTAATAGAACAAATAGAAAATTTGAAAACTGATACTGCAAGTAGGCCCTATGCTGATGTACGAGTTATTGACTGTGGGGTGCTGGTCACGAAATCGGCAAAAGATG ctttggagaaaaagaagaaagtgtcTTCTGACTCAGAAGTTTCAGACTCCTCCTCTACTGCATCAAGCTCTTCAGAAACTTCATCTGAAAGTgaagatgaaaatgaaagaagcagaagaagaagaaagcgTAAGAGAAGGGCTAAAACCAAACAATCAAGAAAacgaagaaaggaagagaggaagaaagaggatcCAAGGTGCAAGCGAATCTCAAACCAAAGACG CCTTTCTGACAAGAGTGatacaacagaaaaagcagtcGAAGTTAGCACAAAGAGGGACAAACCTGTGGTACGTCCTGAAGAAATTCCCCCAGTGCctgaaaatagatttttgcTGAGAAGAGATGTGCCTGTTGTCAATATAGAACCTGAACC GAAGCTTCTTGATGCTACGCCAGCTCTGGCTGACCAGAAACCTTCAGTCTCTAAATCTGGACgaaaaattaaaggaagagGCACAATA cGATATCACACTCCACCTCGGTCACGATCGTGTTCTGAATCTGATGATGATGAGAGCAGTGAGACCCCTCCTCACTGGAAAGAGGAGATGCAGAGATTGCGAACGTACAGACCACCTAGTGGAGAAAAGTGGAGCAAAGGCGATAA GTTGAGCGATCCGTGTACAAGCAGATGGGATGAAAGAAGTGCATCCCGGAGATCAAGGTCTTGGTCGCGTAACGGTTATTCTGATCTAAGTACTGTGAGGTATTCCAGCCATCACAAGAaacacaggaaagagaaaaagaaggtgaaacataaaaagaaatctaaaaagcagaaacatttcaAGAAGCACAAGCAAacgaaaaaaaagaaaacatcaggcTCATCAGATGTAGATTCCTCTCATTCCTTCCTCAGGAGGACAAAATCGTCCTGTGATCATGAGAGGAAATCTCGTTCTTCTTCATTGTCTTCTAGACATTCATCCAGAAGAGACTGGTCTAAATCCGATAAGGAAGACCAGAGTTCATCTACTTTATCAAGCAGAGGGACTCGATCATACTACAGGTCCAGATCCAGATCTAGGTCTAAATCAAGATCTTATTCCCAAAGAAGTTCTAGATCACGATCAGCCTCTAAATCATCGCATTCTCGAAGTAGGTCAAGGTCAAATTCTAACCCTAGACATCCAAAGACAGTCTCCAATTCTCCACGAAATATTTCAAcacaattaaatgaaaataagttgAACAAGACTGCTGAGCCTGTAAGAGCAGTTATACTCCCAGGTGATAAAGTTGTTGTGCCACCAGTTGTCCCAGAAAACCTCCCTGTTATCCCTTTAAGTGATAGCCCACCGCCTTCAAGGTGGAAACCTGGGCAGAAACCATGGAAGCCATCTTATGAGCGAATTCAGGAAATGAAAGCTAAAACAACCCATTTAATACCCACACAAACTAATTACAATTTAGTAGTCGTTAAAGAGGCTAATCCTTCCTCCTCATATCCTAAGCGACAAAGGAGTTCAGATAGTGATCGAAGCGGTTATTCCAAATATCGTAGTGACAGAAGCTCAGACAGCTCGAGAAGCAGGTCCTCTCAAAGTAGGTCATACTCAAGATCCTATACAAGATCTAGAAGTCCATCTAGCTCTAGGACAAAATCTCACTCTTCTGGCAGATCCCCGTCACCGAGCAAGTGCCGCAGTGACAGGTCAGGTTATAGTGAATCAACATCTTATTATTCCCTTAGTGACGatgatagacacagaaacaacagaaaaaccgCATCAAATGATCAAAATGGTCGGTCCCTTAAACTGAGGCACGAAACGAGCTCTGAAAGTACTGTCCCTTATAAGCGTACGAAAGACTGTGATGAGTCTTCCCGAGGATTGAAAGAGAGTGACAGTTTATCATCTTCAGACATTTCTACTGACAGTGAGCGTTCTGCCAAAGTAGTCCACGAAAAAGAAGGCCGTCTTCAATTACAAGGGAAAACTCAGCAACTGGATAAAAATAGCTTAAGTTCTGAGAGAGGTGAGGAGAGGTCCAAGTCTGAACAGGATTCTGATCATTCTAAAAGGAAAGCACCGAAGGAGAAGTCTTCTGAGAAACCTAGAGGTGGTGCAAAAACTAAACGAAAATCCTATTCAGGTAGTAAGTGGGACTCTGAATCAAATTCTGAAAGAGGAGAGGCAAGGCCTAATAGGGGAAATTCCAGACCCTCTTCTAGTAAAGAAGAAGGAGAGGCCACATCAGGATCTGATACAGAGCTTAGCGTTAccaaaaggataaaaaaaaaatctaattcttCAGAACATGTTCTAGATTCTGATTGTGtgtggaagagaaggaagcagTTGTCATCTTCTGAATCTGAGAGTTCTTGTTCGAGCTCAACGAATGTGAGAGGaaagtcaaaaaaacccaaacatggattgaaaaaaagtttaaaaaaatcgcattccaaaaaagcaaaagaaaaatcaaaagggaaaaaggaaaagaaactcaaagttcagaaaagaagagaaatgtttcattGGCAGCCCCCTCTGGAATTTggtgaagatgatgatgatgagatAAATGAAAAGCTGGTTAGCAAGGATGATAAAAAAGACAAGCAGCTTACTGGGAACGTAAAGGATAAAAATCAAGTCTATGAAAAGGATGAAGTAGCCAAAGATAAAATGGGAAATGGTGAGAAGTCTTGTGCAGATGAAAACCTTTTAGGTAAAAACATTATAAGTGATGCCTCGCCAGATCGCAGTAACCTTAATAAAGATGGCATTGAAACAAATGCTTCAACCGGTATTTTAAACTCAGGAATAAATGTGACTGCTTGCAAGAACGAGATTAAACAAGCTGAAGAAAGTAACCAGAATGGACTGGAAGATGTTATTCAGACAGATGACAACATGGAGATCTGTACTCCAGATCGTAGCTCACCAGGGAAGGTTGATGTGGACGTTTTGTCTCCTGACGTTCTCACTGTTAAACCTCAGGCTATAGGTGCTGATATAAACAAAGATTTACAGGTTGAGACCCCTGAACCAGATGCTGTCAAACTAGGAAACAATATAATAGACTTTATtaatattaaagaagaaaaagaaactgtaatGCAAGAAAGTAACTCTGTCCCTGTGTCTGGTGCTAAAGACTGTAGTTCAAAAAGTGATATCACTGAAAATACACAAAGCAATATCATAGATAACAAGTGGAAGCCTTTGCAAGGTGTTGGTAATTTACAACCAGCAACAATTAGTACTGCTTCAGAAGTTAAGAATGTGGCTTCAGCCCCAGAGCCTAAACCAGCTGGTTTAAGAAttgaaataaaagctaaaaataaagtaagacCTGGATCTCTCTTTGATGAAGTTAGAAAAACAGCACGGCTGAATCGAAGGCCAAGGAACCAAGAAAGTTCCAGTGAGGAAGAATCTCCAAGTAGAGATGACAATAGCCCATCCAGGAGTCTCAGTAGGTCACGAAGTAAATCTGGATCCAAGTCCAGACACAGGACAAGGTCCATATCTTACAGTCGCTCAAGAAGTCGGTCCCGAAGTTCTACATATTCCTATAG GTCAAGAAGCTACACAAGAAGCCGAAGCAGAGGAAGGTATAGTACAGATCGGTCAAGAAGTCGAAGTAGTTCTTACCACAGTTACAAGAGTCGTAG TCGAACCTATAGTAGAAGTAGATCCAGAAGTAGTTCTTACGGTCATCATAGTCGGTCCAG GTCATACACGTATGATAGTTACTACAGCAGAAGTCGAAGTAGAAGTAAAAGGAGTGACAGCTATCGAAGATCTAGAAGTTACGATAGACGATCCAG ATCTTACGGCTCTGACAGTGAAAGCGATCGCAGTTACTCTAACAATCGAAGTCCCAGTGAAAGCAGCAGATACAGCTGA
- the NKTR gene encoding NK-tumor recognition protein isoform X2, which yields MGVRDRPQCFFEIEINREPVGRIMFQLFSDICPKTCKNFLCLCSGEKGIGKITGKKLCYKGTTFHRVVKNFMIQGGDFSEGNGKGGESIYGGYFKDENFILKHDRAFLLSMANRGKHTNGSQFFITTKPAPHLDGVHVVFGLVISGFEVIEQIENLKTDTASRPYADVRVIDCGVLVTKSAKDALEKKKKVSSDSEVSDSSSTASSSSETSSESEDENERSRRRRKRKRRAKTKQSRKRRKEERKKEDPRCKRISNQRRLSDKSDTTEKAVEVSTKRDKPVVRPEEIPPVPENRFLLRRDVPVVNIEPEPKLLDATPALADQKPSVSKSGRKIKGRGTIRYHTPPRSRSCSESDDDESSETPPHWKEEMQRLRTYRPPSGEKWSKGDKLSDPCTSRWDERSASRRSRSWSRNGYSDLSTVRYSSHHKKHRKEKKKVKHKKKSKKQKHFKKHKQTKKKKTSGSSDVDSSHSFLRRTKSSCDHERKSRSSSLSSRHSSRRDWSKSDKEDQSSSTLSSRGTRSYYRSRSRSRSKSRSYSQRSSRSRSASKSSHSRSRSRSNSNPRHPKTVSNSPRNISTQLNENKLNKTAEPVRAVILPGDKVVVPPVVPENLPVIPLSDSPPPSRWKPGQKPWKPSYERIQEMKAKTTHLIPTQTNYNLVVVKEANPSSSYPKRQRSSDSDRSGYSKYRSDRSSDSSRSRSSQSRSYSRSYTRSRSPSSSRTKSHSSGRSPSPSKCRSDRSGYSESTSYYSLSDDDRHRNNRKTASNDQNGRSLKLRHETSSESTVPYKRTKDCDESSRGLKESDSLSSSDISTDSERSAKVVHEKEGRLQLQGKTQQLDKNSLSSERGEERSKSEQDSDHSKRKAPKEKSSEKPRGGAKTKRKSYSGSKWDSESNSERGEARPNRGNSRPSSSKEEGEATSGSDTELSVTKRIKKKSNSSEHVLDSDCVWKRRKQLSSSESESSCSSSTNVRGKSKKPKHGLKKSLKKSHSKKAKEKSKGKKEKKLKVQKRREMFHWQPPLEFGEDDDDEINEKLVSKDDKKDKQLTGNVKDKNQVYEKDEVAKDKMGNGEKSCADENLLGKNIISDASPDRSNLNKDGIETNASTGILNSGINVTACKNEIKQAEESNQNGLEDVIQTDDNMEICTPDRSSPGKVDVDVLSPDVLTVKPQAIGADINKDLQVETPEPDAVKLGNNIIDFINIKEEKETVMQESNSVPVSGAKDCSSKSDITENTQSNIIDNKWKPLQGVGNLQPATISTASEVKNVASAPEPKPAGLRIEIKAKNKVRPGSLFDEVRKTARLNRRPRNQESSSEEESPSRDDNSPSRSLSRSRSKSGSKSRHRTRSISYSRSRSRSRSSTYSYRSRSYTRSRSRGRYSTDRSRSRSSSYHSYKSRSRTYSRSRSRSSSYGHHSRSSRSYTYDSYYSRSRSRSKRSDSYRRSRSYDRRSRSYGSDSESDRSYSNNRSPSESSRYS from the exons ATGGGGGTGCGGGACCGGCCCCAGTGCTTCTTCGAGATCGAGATCAACCGGGAGCCAG TTGGTCGAATTATGTTTCAGCTTTTCTCAGACATATGTCCGAAGACTTGCAAAAACTTCCTTTGCCTATGCTCAG GTGAAAAAGGAATTGGCAAAATAACTGGAAAGAAGCTGTGTTACAAAGGCACTACATTCCATCGTGTGGTTAAAAACTTCATGATTCAGGGTGGGGACTTCAGCGAag GTAATGGAAAAGGAGGTGAATCTATTTATGGTGGCTATTTTAAAG aTGAAAACTTTATTCTCAAACATGACAGAGCGTTCCTTTTGTCAATGGCAAACCGAGGGAAACATACCAATGGTTCCCAATTTTTCAT AACGACGAAACCTGCTCCTCATCTTGACGG TGTACACGTTGTCTTTGGACTGGTTATTTCTGGGTTTGAAGTAATAGAACAAATAGAAAATTTGAAAACTGATACTGCAAGTAGGCCCTATGCTGATGTACGAGTTATTGACTGTGGGGTGCTGGTCACGAAATCGGCAAAAGATG ctttggagaaaaagaagaaagtgtcTTCTGACTCAGAAGTTTCAGACTCCTCCTCTACTGCATCAAGCTCTTCAGAAACTTCATCTGAAAGTgaagatgaaaatgaaagaagcagaagaagaagaaagcgTAAGAGAAGGGCTAAAACCAAACAATCAAGAAAacgaagaaaggaagagaggaagaaagaggatcCAAGGTGCAAGCGAATCTCAAACCAAAGACG CCTTTCTGACAAGAGTGatacaacagaaaaagcagtcGAAGTTAGCACAAAGAGGGACAAACCTGTGGTACGTCCTGAAGAAATTCCCCCAGTGCctgaaaatagatttttgcTGAGAAGAGATGTGCCTGTTGTCAATATAGAACCTGAACC GAAGCTTCTTGATGCTACGCCAGCTCTGGCTGACCAGAAACCTTCAGTCTCTAAATCTGGACgaaaaattaaaggaagagGCACAATA cGATATCACACTCCACCTCGGTCACGATCGTGTTCTGAATCTGATGATGATGAGAGCAGTGAGACCCCTCCTCACTGGAAAGAGGAGATGCAGAGATTGCGAACGTACAGACCACCTAGTGGAGAAAAGTGGAGCAAAGGCGATAA GTTGAGCGATCCGTGTACAAGCAGATGGGATGAAAGAAGTGCATCCCGGAGATCAAGGTCTTGGTCGCGTAACGGTTATTCTGATCTAAGTACTGTGAGGTATTCCAGCCATCACAAGAaacacaggaaagagaaaaagaaggtgaaacataaaaagaaatctaaaaagcagaaacatttcaAGAAGCACAAGCAAacgaaaaaaaagaaaacatcaggcTCATCAGATGTAGATTCCTCTCATTCCTTCCTCAGGAGGACAAAATCGTCCTGTGATCATGAGAGGAAATCTCGTTCTTCTTCATTGTCTTCTAGACATTCATCCAGAAGAGACTGGTCTAAATCCGATAAGGAAGACCAGAGTTCATCTACTTTATCAAGCAGAGGGACTCGATCATACTACAGGTCCAGATCCAGATCTAGGTCTAAATCAAGATCTTATTCCCAAAGAAGTTCTAGATCACGATCAGCCTCTAAATCATCGCATTCTCGAAGTAGGTCAAGGTCAAATTCTAACCCTAGACATCCAAAGACAGTCTCCAATTCTCCACGAAATATTTCAAcacaattaaatgaaaataagttgAACAAGACTGCTGAGCCTGTAAGAGCAGTTATACTCCCAGGTGATAAAGTTGTTGTGCCACCAGTTGTCCCAGAAAACCTCCCTGTTATCCCTTTAAGTGATAGCCCACCGCCTTCAAGGTGGAAACCTGGGCAGAAACCATGGAAGCCATCTTATGAGCGAATTCAGGAAATGAAAGCTAAAACAACCCATTTAATACCCACACAAACTAATTACAATTTAGTAGTCGTTAAAGAGGCTAATCCTTCCTCCTCATATCCTAAGCGACAAAGGAGTTCAGATAGTGATCGAAGCGGTTATTCCAAATATCGTAGTGACAGAAGCTCAGACAGCTCGAGAAGCAGGTCCTCTCAAAGTAGGTCATACTCAAGATCCTATACAAGATCTAGAAGTCCATCTAGCTCTAGGACAAAATCTCACTCTTCTGGCAGATCCCCGTCACCGAGCAAGTGCCGCAGTGACAGGTCAGGTTATAGTGAATCAACATCTTATTATTCCCTTAGTGACGatgatagacacagaaacaacagaaaaaccgCATCAAATGATCAAAATGGTCGGTCCCTTAAACTGAGGCACGAAACGAGCTCTGAAAGTACTGTCCCTTATAAGCGTACGAAAGACTGTGATGAGTCTTCCCGAGGATTGAAAGAGAGTGACAGTTTATCATCTTCAGACATTTCTACTGACAGTGAGCGTTCTGCCAAAGTAGTCCACGAAAAAGAAGGCCGTCTTCAATTACAAGGGAAAACTCAGCAACTGGATAAAAATAGCTTAAGTTCTGAGAGAGGTGAGGAGAGGTCCAAGTCTGAACAGGATTCTGATCATTCTAAAAGGAAAGCACCGAAGGAGAAGTCTTCTGAGAAACCTAGAGGTGGTGCAAAAACTAAACGAAAATCCTATTCAGGTAGTAAGTGGGACTCTGAATCAAATTCTGAAAGAGGAGAGGCAAGGCCTAATAGGGGAAATTCCAGACCCTCTTCTAGTAAAGAAGAAGGAGAGGCCACATCAGGATCTGATACAGAGCTTAGCGTTAccaaaaggataaaaaaaaaatctaattcttCAGAACATGTTCTAGATTCTGATTGTGtgtggaagagaaggaagcagTTGTCATCTTCTGAATCTGAGAGTTCTTGTTCGAGCTCAACGAATGTGAGAGGaaagtcaaaaaaacccaaacatggattgaaaaaaagtttaaaaaaatcgcattccaaaaaagcaaaagaaaaatcaaaagggaaaaaggaaaagaaactcaaagttcagaaaagaagagaaatgtttcattGGCAGCCCCCTCTGGAATTTggtgaagatgatgatgatgagatAAATGAAAAGCTGGTTAGCAAGGATGATAAAAAAGACAAGCAGCTTACTGGGAACGTAAAGGATAAAAATCAAGTCTATGAAAAGGATGAAGTAGCCAAAGATAAAATGGGAAATGGTGAGAAGTCTTGTGCAGATGAAAACCTTTTAGGTAAAAACATTATAAGTGATGCCTCGCCAGATCGCAGTAACCTTAATAAAGATGGCATTGAAACAAATGCTTCAACCGGTATTTTAAACTCAGGAATAAATGTGACTGCTTGCAAGAACGAGATTAAACAAGCTGAAGAAAGTAACCAGAATGGACTGGAAGATGTTATTCAGACAGATGACAACATGGAGATCTGTACTCCAGATCGTAGCTCACCAGGGAAGGTTGATGTGGACGTTTTGTCTCCTGACGTTCTCACTGTTAAACCTCAGGCTATAGGTGCTGATATAAACAAAGATTTACAGGTTGAGACCCCTGAACCAGATGCTGTCAAACTAGGAAACAATATAATAGACTTTATtaatattaaagaagaaaaagaaactgtaatGCAAGAAAGTAACTCTGTCCCTGTGTCTGGTGCTAAAGACTGTAGTTCAAAAAGTGATATCACTGAAAATACACAAAGCAATATCATAGATAACAAGTGGAAGCCTTTGCAAGGTGTTGGTAATTTACAACCAGCAACAATTAGTACTGCTTCAGAAGTTAAGAATGTGGCTTCAGCCCCAGAGCCTAAACCAGCTGGTTTAAGAAttgaaataaaagctaaaaataaagtaagacCTGGATCTCTCTTTGATGAAGTTAGAAAAACAGCACGGCTGAATCGAAGGCCAAGGAACCAAGAAAGTTCCAGTGAGGAAGAATCTCCAAGTAGAGATGACAATAGCCCATCCAGGAGTCTCAGTAGGTCACGAAGTAAATCTGGATCCAAGTCCAGACACAGGACAAGGTCCATATCTTACAGTCGCTCAAGAAGTCGGTCCCGAAGTTCTACATATTCCTATAG GTCAAGAAGCTACACAAGAAGCCGAAGCAGAGGAAGGTATAGTACAGATCGGTCAAGAAGTCGAAGTAGTTCTTACCACAGTTACAAGAGTCGTAG TCGAACCTATAGTAGAAGTAGATCCAGAAGTAGTTCTTACGGTCATCATAGTCGGTCCAG tAGGTCATACACGTATGATAGTTACTACAGCAGAAGTCGAAGTAGAAGTAAAAGGAGTGACAGCTATCGAAGATCTAGAAGTTACGATAGACGATCCAG ATCTTACGGCTCTGACAGTGAAAGCGATCGCAGTTACTCTAACAATCGAAGTCCCAGTGAAAGCAGCAGATACAGCTGA